Within Planococcus citri chromosome 2, ihPlaCitr1.1, whole genome shotgun sequence, the genomic segment attctatttttcctACTTGTTGTgttcatttcatgattttaaaTCATACACACGAGGCACATCATCTGTAACTTCACCACTAAAATTAAAGTGCCCAGTTCttcaaagtgatgaaaaattctctaatTTCTATAAAAGAGTTTCCatcaataatgaataaaaaagacCATCCCAAACTTTTAAAATACCTCAAATCATCACTAACTCATACAACCACCCAAATGTGAACTTTTATCATAACTCCAACAATCAAGAGACGAATTCGATACACAAACCATAATATTTATTCGAacataaaaagaagaaaaataatacaaatgagaaaaataaaagaaaaaaaaaatcattaattacCTAACCTAGTTTACTCTTTTTTAATAGCTTTACCGCATCGTTTCTGATGCTTGGCTAAATACCTCCTTAACTTGAAGGAATTACCACATTTACAATTATAAGGACGTTCTTCCGAATGAACGGATAAATGATCTCGACAACGTTTTTTAGTAGGGAAATCTTTACCGCAATGATCGCAAACGAATTCTTTCGCGCCGTGATTCATGATCGAATGCTCTTTCAGACCCATCCACCAATTGTAACTTTTGCCGCATATTTCGCAAACGTACTTTCGCATATTTAATTCGGCgtacaaatgatttttcatgcctTGCTTCGTAGCGAACGTTTTGCCGCAGAGTTCACATGAGAATGGTTTACGACGCGATTTGCCCTCGATACTCTCATCTGCCAGCGAGTCTTCTGGTTTCGGGAGTTTTATTTCATCGCAGGATATTCTCTGATGGTATTCTAAGAGTTTCTCCAACTCATCGGTGGTTGCTTTGTGAGCAGCCGGCGAACTAGCGCCATCTTCGGTTGTATTATTCATACTATGCACGGTTTGCATATGCAGTTTGATGATCCATTTCTCATTAAACTTTTTATCGCAGTAATCGCATTGGTATTCTTCGAGATGATCTTTATGAGCTTGTCTTTTATGCGACCTGACCAGCCACTTGCGAGCGTACTTTTTATCGCATATGTCGCACTTGTACTGCATCAGGTTCTTGCCTTTGTGCGAATTCCGCTGGTGTTCTTTGACTTTCCACTCTTCGGCGTACTTTTTGCCGCATATTTCGCACTGGAATCCTTCGAATTTACCTTCGCACATCATATGGAATCGCATGTGTTTATTCAAGTACGCTTGGATGACGAATTTCTTGCCGCATATTTCGCAAACGTAATCTTTCATACCGATTTCGATCATTATGTGCTCGCGGAGAGACCACTTGATACGGAACGATTTACCGCAAAGGTCGCAAATGTACGGTTTATCTTCGGAATGCAGGTTTAGATGTCTAGAAAGAGCGTTCTCGGTGACTACTTTACCGCAAATCGGACACACGCTGCTGGCTTGCTCCTTCTTGGGCACCGGTTCCGGCTCGGCGACTGAGATATCTTCCTCTATATCGTGCACTTTTTTCAGATGATCTTGCAGCACCGATTTCACCAGGAACATATCGCCGCATATTTCGCATTTGTACTCGACGCAGACGTTGGTACGATGATGATTGTAACCGGATTTCGTTTTGAACACCTTGCCGCACATGTTACACACCAGCGAGACTACCTGAGACGCGTGTGTTTTCTTATGCACTTTTAATTCGAACCGGGTTTTATAAATCAGACCGCAAATACCGCACGAGAACACCTTGGCTCGATGAATCTTCTGATGCGCGTGCAAAGCTCGTTCCGAAGGTAAACTGGCTCGACAAATATCGCATTCTAAAAAATCCACTTCGGTTTCTTCGACCGGTTCGGGGCTGACGACGGTCATCTGCTCTAGGATGGCGATATCTGGTTTTTCGTCGATATCCGTGCGATCGAAATGCgttttgtaatgtttttcgaaaatatgcGCCAAAGGTCGGCATATGAATTGGCATTTATCGCACTGCATGTACTTTATACCGGTTTTATTATATTGCACGACGAATTTCTCGAACTCGTCGGGTAAaactttattattttcttttgacTCACCGTCGTTGTGATCGTCATCAACCGGCATCTCTTCCACTTTGATCAGACTCTCATCGCACGCTTCGAACTCTACGTATTCCGTTGGATCCTGATGTTCGGCAGATTCGTTATAATCAACGATCATCGCGTCTTGCGACAGGCCGCTATTCGATTCTTTACCGTATGATGGCTCGTGGCCGAAATTTCGCGGCTGACTGCCACGTTGCTGCGGTTGCGTCACAGAATCGATAATGCAATCTGCCATCTCAACGGTAGTGGTAGTGTTTTGTTGGTGGTCGAGTACAACATCAGTGACTTGATACCTACAAAGAGTAGAATCGCCGTTATAATCGTGCGTATTTCAACGGTGAGTCAAAAGTATAAGGTTAGGTAGcggtaattttatcatttttaaaattctcttttgttcagatttcatttcaattcagtATTTTTCTAATACAATGCGATCAAAATTGGGTAAGATAAGGTCTGCAATACGACGTTGGAATGGAGTTGAAATCATTTCAGTTTTGCTTACCTACTTTcaattgataatttgataagTGTGTAAATATTCTAGAATAATTTTGATCCATTCAATGTTACATCCAACTTATAACATGCTGAGGGGTATCGACAATGCTTACAAGTTACATCAAGGAGGGTATGAGCAAAGATCAATGATCATTAAATGAAGACAAAAGCATCTCACACAAAAAAGGTATTCATGATTTACAGAATGGCTGCATACAGACGATTCTGCGTGGAAAAGGCCCAACaaacgtaatttaaaaaatacacgacATTGTGTAAATTAGGGTgctccttatttttgaagttgggatttttccgctcccacccctcAAAGTGGTAACctctgatgagaaaataattccctattttttatttttttccattttcgaagaatttggACTACGGTGGTCCTctcaattatgaaattttaaaaatttttctttgaaatggtttttttcaaatttttgaaaattgaggggcccactgcaacccgaattttttttcgaaaatggaaaaaataaaaaatagggaattattttctcatcaaaggacaccactttgtgggCTGGGAGGAGGAAAGACCAAAACAAACTAATTTTAGGACATCCCACATAATAATACGAAtttctggggg encodes:
- the LOC135835665 gene encoding zinc finger protein 595-like isoform X3, giving the protein MISVDSILSNERDFGKLDDLCRLCGLLKDSTELIFDDAHEENYDVINIYFRDEFQICRNDVLPRKVCRNCLTSVESWNQFYINCVCVNEKFSQIVEKYNLTKEEDKKPNDMNNDIEVIEVSVEGETYDFFTDQVDTNQLSNVKFTSFSDTGNYQNFDNVIEDMNFSTYETTTTVISTEKNINNQLSSNLTEYQVTDVVLDHQQNTTTTVEMADCIIDSVTQPQQRGSQPRNFGHEPSYGKESNSGLSQDAMIVDYNESAEHQDPTEYVEFEACDESLIKVEEMPVDDDHNDGESKENNKVLPDEFEKFVVQYNKTGIKYMQCDKCQFICRPLAHIFEKHYKTHFDRTDIDEKPDIAILEQMTVVSPEPVEETEVDFLECDICRASLPSERALHAHQKIHRAKVFSCGICGLIYKTRFELKVHKKTHASQVVSLVCNMCGKVFKTKSGYNHHRTNVCVEYKCEICGDMFLVKSVLQDHLKKVHDIEEDISVAEPEPVPKKEQASSVCPICGKVVTENALSRHLNLHSEDKPYICDLCGKSFRIKWSLREHIMIEIGMKDYVCEICGKKFVIQAYLNKHMRFHMMCEGKFEGFQCEICGKKYAEEWKVKEHQRNSHKGKNLMQYKCDICDKKYARKWLVRSHKRQAHKDHLEEYQCDYCDKKFNEKWIIKLHMQTVHSMNNTTEDGASSPAAHKATTDELEKLLEYHQRISCDEIKLPKPEDSLADESIEGKSRRKPFSCELCGKTFATKQGMKNHLYAELNMRKYVCEICGKSYNWWMGLKEHSIMNHGAKEFVCDHCGKDFPTKKRCRDHLSVHSEERPYNCKCGNSFKLRRYLAKHQKRCGKAIKKE